CCTTGACGAAGACTTTGCTATGCACTGGCATGAGCATTTTGAAATAGAGTTTATTATAGGCGGATTGGGCAAAGGAAAAATTAACGGCGTCGAATATAACCTGACCCCGGGAGACATCTATATTTTAAGCACTACCGATTTCCATGATTTATATAACAAAGAAAATCCGCTCACCCTATATACCTTAAACTTTGAGCAAAATGCTTTGGAATACGAATTGTCCGAAAAAATTCTTTCCAACAAAAGCGGAAATTTGTTTTTTCATTTAGAATCCTCCGAATACCAATGGATGAAAACCATTTTTGATATGATATATCAGGAGCTCACCGTAGAAACAGAAATTCGAAAAAAATGTGCACAGAATTTATTAAATGCAGTTGTTTACTTTTTGCTGCAACACACAAAGCTATCCGATGAAAACGTCAACACTGAAAAAACACATATTTCTTTGGCAATTGCATATCTGGAATTGAATTTCAGAAAAGAAATTACATTGGATGAAGTTGCCGATTACGTGGGATTGAACAAGAATTACTTATGCTCTCTGTTTCATAAAGAAACGGGTAAAAAAATGGTACGCTATTTAAATGATCTGCGCTTACACTACAGCCGTAAACTGCTACGTTCTACCTATTTATCTGTCAGCGAGGTAAGCTCACATTGTGGTTTCAAAACCCTATCCACTTATTTACACGAATTTAAATCCAAATACAACGAAACCCCTCAACAATACCGAACTCGAAAAGCAAAATAAAAATCCACCGGCATAGCCGGTGGTATTTCATTTTCGGGCATAGCCCTACCCTTTACTGGCAACGCACAAGTGCGTTTTTTATTGGCCTGCCAGCCATGCAACTATTACTTGCTCCCCATAAATGGGTTGTTTCTTCGCAGGCTTCCCCTTGAGGGGCGATGATTGCCAGT
This genomic window from Clostridia bacterium contains:
- a CDS encoding helix-turn-helix transcriptional regulator, producing the protein MSGKNKELWFSPNDIHNLNENRLINIEKTTLDEDFAMHWHEHFEIEFIIGGLGKGKINGVEYNLTPGDIYILSTTDFHDLYNKENPLTLYTLNFEQNALEYELSEKILSNKSGNLFFHLESSEYQWMKTIFDMIYQELTVETEIRKKCAQNLLNAVVYFLLQHTKLSDENVNTEKTHISLAIAYLELNFRKEITLDEVADYVGLNKNYLCSLFHKETGKKMVRYLNDLRLHYSRKLLRSTYLSVSEVSSHCGFKTLSTYLHEFKSKYNETPQQYRTRKAK